A stretch of the Arthrobacter sp. PAMC 25486 genome encodes the following:
- a CDS encoding DUF3662 and FHA domain-containing protein: protein MGLFDNVEKGIEKAVRGAFSLGSKTLQPVEMANALRRELDDKAMTLDAGRTLAPNVFNIELGDTDFERARAWGVTLAEELCDVVINHARSQGYVLQGPVRVAFNHQAELRAGQFEVLSSTEKEGAAPSQSAPAQAPQNAPARPTQSPVAQVQPAPVYKRQPTPSPVQPEAPQGQQVLDIDGQRYSLNAASIVLGRSSEADILIDDTGVSRKHLEIRTSAGVSTAVDLGSTNGSYVDGHRVQGSAPLQDGSNITMGRTQITFRVLPVRGGPR, encoded by the coding sequence ATGGGATTGTTTGACAACGTCGAAAAGGGCATTGAAAAGGCAGTGCGTGGTGCCTTCTCACTTGGCTCCAAGACCCTGCAGCCAGTGGAGATGGCCAACGCCCTCCGCCGGGAGCTTGACGACAAGGCCATGACCCTTGACGCGGGCCGCACCTTGGCCCCGAACGTTTTCAACATTGAGCTGGGCGACACCGACTTTGAACGGGCCCGCGCCTGGGGAGTCACCCTCGCTGAAGAGCTGTGCGATGTTGTCATCAACCACGCACGCAGCCAGGGCTACGTGCTGCAGGGCCCCGTACGTGTGGCCTTCAACCACCAGGCCGAACTGCGAGCAGGCCAGTTTGAGGTCCTTTCTTCCACAGAGAAGGAAGGTGCGGCGCCGTCACAATCTGCGCCTGCTCAAGCCCCACAGAACGCACCGGCCCGGCCCACCCAAAGCCCCGTCGCCCAGGTACAGCCGGCGCCAGTGTACAAACGCCAACCAACGCCGTCGCCCGTTCAACCCGAGGCCCCTCAGGGACAGCAGGTCCTTGACATTGACGGCCAGCGCTACTCTCTGAACGCCGCCTCTATCGTCCTTGGCCGTTCATCGGAAGCCGACATCCTGATAGATGACACAGGCGTTTCCCGCAAACATTTGGAAATCCGCACATCGGCCGGCGTGAGCACAGCCGTGGATCTTGGTTCCACCAACGGCAGCTACGTGGACGGCCACCGTGTCCAAGGGTCAGCGCCCCTGCAGGACGGATCAAACATCACCATGGGCCGGACCCAAATCACCTTCCGAGTCCTCCCCGTACGCGGAGGGCCGCGATGA
- a CDS encoding phage holin family protein translates to MKQLMVGIGIQLGSSAVAIILAALLLHRFTLGFGGFITAVVVFTIAQSLLVGLISKLATKYAPALAGAATLVSTWLALLIASLPFGGIRIHGFLTWIWAALIVWAITALCAVLVPKYLIKNSSKQ, encoded by the coding sequence ATGAAGCAACTTATGGTGGGAATTGGTATTCAGCTCGGAAGCTCGGCGGTGGCTATTATCTTGGCCGCGTTGCTCTTGCATCGCTTCACGTTGGGCTTCGGAGGCTTCATCACCGCAGTAGTCGTCTTTACTATTGCGCAATCACTGCTGGTGGGGCTGATCAGCAAACTCGCCACCAAGTACGCGCCGGCATTGGCAGGTGCAGCGACACTGGTTTCAACCTGGCTTGCCCTTCTGATTGCCAGCCTCCCGTTTGGAGGCATTAGGATCCACGGATTTCTGACTTGGATCTGGGCCGCCCTCATCGTGTGGGCCATTACCGCCTTGTGTGCCGTGTTGGTGCCGAAGTACCTAATAAAGAACTCATCCAAGCAATAG